From the Alkalibacter rhizosphaerae genome, one window contains:
- a CDS encoding FUSC family protein: protein MMNYKSSKSYRLGMRNLKTAVAVLISLLIGKYIMEDDSFFIVVAAMLSMENSVVNSLEVGKNRVIGTVLGALLGMAFAYWSPGSLVLTSLGIILLIYFLNVMKWNKSIIIASFVFLGIMLNMSGETVYWYAINRTIDTLIGLGVGIAVNFLIFPYSFEKTLNNKAKVLNELIKENLDKVFCHQEPADMEALKEALDSYETELADYRVEIGMKKRHAQDLQRRTEIMEDFDAIYTHLKVLDSIANTLVVDPESAEKLAKMDVDMEKERIQKSDTSQSVYTYHTTQLLKKIDEIEGLDAECKNTKM, encoded by the coding sequence ATGATGAATTACAAAAGCTCCAAGAGTTACCGTTTGGGTATGCGAAATCTAAAAACAGCCGTTGCTGTACTGATCTCATTGTTGATCGGGAAATACATCATGGAGGACGATTCCTTTTTCATTGTGGTGGCGGCCATGCTGTCCATGGAAAACTCCGTGGTCAACTCCCTGGAAGTCGGAAAGAATCGGGTCATCGGAACGGTTCTTGGAGCTCTTTTGGGCATGGCATTTGCGTACTGGAGCCCGGGGAGTCTTGTTCTGACCAGTTTGGGGATCATCCTGCTCATTTATTTTTTGAATGTGATGAAGTGGAACAAGTCCATCATCATTGCCAGTTTCGTATTTTTGGGGATCATGTTGAACATGTCTGGAGAGACCGTTTATTGGTATGCCATCAATCGTACCATCGACACCTTGATCGGTTTGGGAGTGGGGATCGCAGTGAATTTTCTGATCTTCCCCTACAGCTTTGAGAAGACTCTGAACAACAAGGCGAAAGTGTTGAATGAACTGATCAAGGAGAATTTGGACAAGGTCTTTTGCCATCAGGAACCGGCAGACATGGAAGCATTGAAGGAAGCCTTGGACAGTTATGAGACGGAGTTGGCGGACTACAGGGTGGAGATCGGCATGAAAAAGCGACACGCCCAAGATCTGCAGCGAAGAACGGAGATCATGGAGGATTTTGATGCCATATATACCCACCTGAAGGTGTTGGACAGTATTGCAAATACCTTGGTGGTGGACCCGGAAAGTGCGGAAAAGTTGGCAAAAATGGATGTGGACATGGAAAAAGAGCGGATCCAAAAATCCGATACATCCCAAAGCGTTTACACGTATCATACCACCCAGCTGCTCAAGAAGATCGACGAGATCGAGGGACTGGATGCAGAATGTAAAAATACTAAAATGTGA
- a CDS encoding amino acid ABC transporter permease, whose product MDYLMEMAPLMLQGLRTTLWLFFLTALGSIPLGMLVCILRLSKFKPLQTAMQLYILLMRGTPLLLQLIFIFFGLPVIGIVINREAAALLAFILNYAAYFAEIFRGGILSVSQGQYEASTVLGLSKSQTFFGVILPQVIKRVLPPGGNELITLVKDTSLAYILGLGDVLRASRTLTNQQASLVPLFVAGFIYLLLVGVVTLALKKAEVRFDYYK is encoded by the coding sequence ATGGATTATCTGATGGAAATGGCCCCGCTTATGCTGCAGGGATTACGCACCACCCTTTGGTTGTTCTTTTTGACGGCTCTAGGGTCCATACCCCTGGGGATGCTGGTTTGCATCCTCCGGTTGTCCAAATTCAAACCCCTGCAAACGGCCATGCAGCTGTACATCCTGCTGATGCGGGGTACACCTTTGCTGCTCCAGCTGATTTTCATTTTTTTCGGATTGCCGGTGATCGGCATCGTCATCAATCGGGAAGCGGCAGCCCTGTTGGCGTTCATCCTGAATTACGCCGCATACTTTGCAGAGATCTTTCGGGGAGGGATCCTCTCCGTCAGCCAGGGGCAATACGAAGCCAGTACTGTTCTGGGACTTTCCAAGTCTCAGACTTTCTTTGGGGTGATCCTTCCCCAGGTCATCAAACGGGTCCTTCCTCCGGGAGGAAACGAATTGATCACCCTGGTGAAAGATACCTCTCTGGCTTACATTCTAGGTTTGGGGGATGTCCTTCGGGCATCCCGTACCCTGACCAATCAACAGGCATCCCTGGTGCCCTTGTTCGTTGCAGGATTCATCTACCTACTATTGGTGGGTGTGGTCACGTTGGCCCTGAAGAAAGCGGAAGTCCGCTTTGACTATTACAAGTAG
- a CDS encoding amino acid ABC transporter ATP-binding protein translates to MLSVKNLSKSFGDKKVLDQISFEVNKGDIAIITGPSGVGKTTLIRCLSGLETYDSGTIDMTERRSEKEHPVGLVFQNFNLFPHLSALENITFPLVKVKGLDKEKARQEGMDILTSLGLDGLENSYPFQLSGGQQQRVAIGRALAMDPEYLCFDEPTSALDSKLRDSVGEILQEIAARGTGVIVITHDREFAEKFSTRLYALGTDLELVK, encoded by the coding sequence ATGCTAAGCGTAAAAAATCTATCGAAAAGCTTCGGCGACAAGAAAGTGCTGGATCAAATCAGTTTTGAAGTGAACAAGGGGGACATCGCCATCATCACCGGTCCGTCCGGCGTGGGCAAGACCACCCTGATCCGATGCCTGTCCGGACTGGAGACGTACGACTCGGGGACCATTGACATGACGGAACGCCGTTCGGAAAAAGAACACCCGGTAGGATTGGTCTTTCAAAACTTCAACCTGTTTCCACACTTGAGCGCCTTGGAAAACATCACCTTTCCCCTGGTCAAAGTAAAAGGCTTGGACAAGGAAAAAGCCCGACAGGAAGGCATGGATATTTTGACTTCCCTGGGGCTGGACGGATTGGAAAACAGCTATCCTTTCCAACTCTCCGGCGGTCAGCAGCAGCGAGTGGCCATCGGCCGTGCTTTGGCCATGGATCCGGAATATTTGTGTTTTGACGAACCCACCTCGGCTCTGGATTCGAAACTGCGAGACAGCGTCGGCGAGATCCTTCAGGAGATCGCCGCTAGAGGGACCGGCGTCATCGTCATCACCCATGACCGGGAATTTGCAGAAAAATTTTCCACCAGACTCTATGCCTTGGGAACGGATTTGGAACTGGTGAAGTAA
- a CDS encoding CvfB family protein produces MQLGEMQKLTILRQTSIGVYLNEFDGALDDDVLLPQSQVPEGAQVGDELTVFLYRDSEDRLIATVRKPKILMGQIRQLKVVEATNIGAFLDWGLEKDLLLPFKEQIGKVKTGDVCLVALYVDKSDRLCATMKIHNMLGSQSPYKAEDTVKGVVYAMNKEMGVFVAVDEKYHAMIPLNEMFGIYDKGDWVEGRVVKVRPDGKLNLSTRKQAHDEIDGDAETIYQKLDRGNGFLPYHDKSQASAIKSEFGMSKSAFKRAIGRLLKQGKITLSEEGIRKK; encoded by the coding sequence ATGCAATTGGGAGAAATGCAGAAGCTGACCATTCTGCGGCAAACATCCATCGGGGTGTATTTAAATGAATTTGACGGTGCCTTGGACGATGATGTCCTTCTTCCCCAAAGCCAGGTTCCGGAAGGAGCGCAGGTAGGGGATGAGTTGACCGTGTTTTTGTACCGGGATTCCGAGGACCGACTGATTGCCACGGTTCGCAAACCAAAGATCTTGATGGGACAGATCCGCCAGCTGAAAGTGGTGGAAGCCACCAATATCGGAGCGTTTTTGGATTGGGGGTTGGAGAAAGACCTGCTGCTGCCCTTCAAGGAGCAGATCGGAAAAGTAAAGACTGGCGATGTCTGTCTGGTGGCTTTGTATGTGGACAAATCGGATCGGCTCTGCGCCACCATGAAGATCCATAACATGCTGGGATCCCAAAGTCCCTACAAAGCGGAGGATACGGTGAAAGGCGTCGTGTATGCCATGAACAAGGAGATGGGAGTCTTCGTGGCCGTTGATGAAAAGTACCACGCCATGATCCCATTGAATGAAATGTTCGGCATTTACGACAAGGGGGACTGGGTGGAAGGCCGAGTCGTCAAAGTCCGTCCCGACGGAAAGCTGAACCTTAGCACTCGAAAGCAAGCCCACGATGAGATCGACGGGGATGCAGAGACCATCTACCAGAAGCTGGATCGAGGAAACGGGTTTTTGCCCTATCACGACAAAAGCCAGGCCAGCGCCATCAAATCGGAGTTTGGAATGAGCAAAAGTGCTTTTAAAAGGGCCATCGGACGTTTGTTGAAGCAAGGGAAGATCACCTTGTCGGAAGAGGGAATCCGGAAAAAATGA
- a CDS encoding TetR/AcrR family transcriptional regulator, producing MNVAHNNTVKEKILHATKNLFYEFGYEKTTARMIADRVSMYHSNIFYYFPNKRSILKLIIRNFFQEIRKQVLNLQIELSPVELLLFYVYILMKYLELDEKFKRLYYESTDVTIEVLYQDFIIQLYPLVDGKANSKGQEQQRKEYFMDLVVLLSSEKQLEFYRKNKLIAITEEEMRNYFTKLNLKLLDIDEETIETSFEKIDQYMNRFDFSTLNIFTDDVVISLMEEEK from the coding sequence ATGAATGTGGCACATAACAATACTGTAAAAGAAAAGATACTCCATGCAACGAAAAACTTGTTCTACGAATTCGGCTATGAAAAGACAACGGCTCGCATGATTGCAGATCGAGTTTCCATGTATCACTCCAATATTTTTTATTATTTTCCAAACAAGCGATCTATACTGAAACTGATCATCCGCAATTTTTTTCAAGAGATTCGTAAGCAGGTATTGAACCTGCAGATCGAACTTTCACCAGTTGAATTACTTCTATTTTATGTGTACATTCTAATGAAGTACTTGGAACTGGATGAAAAATTCAAACGACTGTACTACGAATCCACAGACGTGACGATCGAGGTATTGTACCAGGATTTCATCATTCAGTTGTACCCGCTCGTAGACGGGAAGGCGAATTCGAAGGGGCAGGAACAGCAAAGAAAAGAATACTTTATGGACTTGGTGGTGTTGCTCAGCAGCGAAAAACAATTGGAGTTTTATAGAAAAAACAAGTTGATCGCCATTACGGAAGAGGAGATGCGAAATTATTTTACAAAACTAAACCTAAAACTGTTGGATATTGATGAGGAAACCATCGAAACGTCCTTTGAAAAAATAGATCAATACATGAATCGGTTCGATTTTTCGACACTAAATATTTTTACCGATGACGTCGTGATATCTTTGATGGAAGAGGAAAAATAA
- a CDS encoding DUF438 domain-containing protein, whose product MSEHINNREYRQKLLKELIMELHDGKDFDEVKAKFEENFKDVSAKEITEMETQLVVDGMPVEEIQRLCDVHASVFKGTIEEIHAIRRDEDTPGHPIHTFREENKLIQKLIDEQIRPHVDAMEENDKVTVDLAADFKDLWEIDKHYGRKENLLFPYMEKYGITAPPQVMWGVDDENRDLIKEVRELLKNYQYARPKEEVVEKANAAINGVEEMIFKEENILFPMVLDTLNDNEWKKILEESDEYGYFFFEPKVEWVPKAVPEESMEPEVQGVEGYVKFDAGFMSQEELNAMLNTLPLDMTFVDKDGRVKYFTQGKERIFARPKTIIGREVSNCHPPASVHIVEEIVEELKSGKKDHEDFWINMGEKFVHIRYFAVRNEQGEFLGVVEVSQDIKPLRDLTGEKRLVE is encoded by the coding sequence ATGAGCGAACACATCAACAATCGGGAGTATCGGCAAAAATTACTGAAAGAATTGATCATGGAACTCCATGACGGAAAAGACTTTGATGAGGTGAAAGCCAAGTTTGAGGAAAACTTCAAAGACGTTTCCGCCAAGGAGATCACGGAAATGGAGACCCAGCTGGTGGTGGACGGCATGCCGGTGGAGGAGATCCAGCGACTGTGCGACGTCCATGCTTCCGTCTTCAAGGGGACCATCGAGGAGATCCATGCCATTCGACGGGATGAAGATACCCCAGGTCACCCGATCCATACTTTTCGGGAAGAGAACAAGCTCATCCAGAAATTGATCGACGAACAGATCCGTCCCCACGTGGATGCCATGGAAGAAAACGACAAGGTCACCGTGGATCTGGCGGCAGATTTCAAAGATCTGTGGGAAATCGACAAGCATTACGGAAGAAAAGAAAACCTGCTCTTTCCCTATATGGAAAAGTACGGGATCACCGCACCTCCCCAGGTCATGTGGGGCGTCGACGATGAAAATCGGGATTTGATCAAAGAAGTTCGGGAACTCCTGAAAAACTATCAGTATGCCAGACCGAAAGAGGAAGTGGTGGAAAAAGCAAATGCCGCCATCAACGGCGTGGAAGAAATGATCTTCAAGGAAGAAAACATTCTATTTCCCATGGTGTTGGACACCCTCAACGACAATGAATGGAAGAAGATCCTGGAGGAAAGCGACGAGTACGGGTACTTTTTCTTTGAACCCAAGGTGGAGTGGGTACCCAAGGCCGTGCCGGAAGAAAGCATGGAACCGGAGGTCCAGGGCGTGGAAGGATACGTCAAGTTCGATGCCGGGTTCATGTCCCAGGAAGAGCTCAACGCCATGCTCAATACCCTGCCTTTGGATATGACCTTCGTGGACAAGGATGGGAGAGTAAAATACTTTACCCAAGGCAAGGAACGGATCTTTGCCCGACCCAAGACCATCATCGGCCGGGAAGTCAGCAATTGTCATCCGCCGGCAAGTGTCCACATCGTGGAAGAGATCGTGGAAGAATTGAAATCCGGGAAGAAAGACCACGAAGACTTCTGGATCAACATGGGAGAAAAATTTGTCCACATCCGCTATTTTGCGGTCCGAAATGAACAAGGAGAATTCCTTGGCGTGGTGGAAGTCAGCCAGGACATCAAACCCCTGCGGGATCTGACGGGTGAGAAGCGACTGGTGGAATAA
- a CDS encoding amino acid ABC transporter substrate-binding protein: MKKTIIAILLTALVATLFFGCSSPSDDTDDSWGELEERGTIIVGFDDTFVPMGFKDGSGTIVGFDVDLAKEAIGRMGLEAEFQPIDWNLKETELNSKNIDLIWNGYTITDARKEKVNFTSPYLDNRQVIVVLSGSDIATKAGLEGRIVAAQNASSALAAITEEGAGATFDGGEPILFDTYNDAFMDLEAGRVDAVVADEILARYYIAERGEEKYTVLSEDFGDEEYGVGVRKTDETLLTKLNEALDAMKEDGAAATISEKWFGENIVK; the protein is encoded by the coding sequence ATGAAAAAAACCATTATTGCAATACTGTTGACGGCGCTTGTCGCTACTTTGTTTTTCGGCTGTTCCAGCCCGTCCGACGACACTGACGACTCTTGGGGAGAGTTGGAAGAAAGAGGGACCATCATCGTCGGCTTTGACGACACCTTTGTTCCCATGGGATTTAAAGACGGAAGCGGCACCATCGTCGGCTTCGATGTGGACCTGGCCAAAGAAGCCATCGGTCGAATGGGTCTGGAAGCAGAATTTCAACCCATCGATTGGAACTTGAAAGAGACGGAGCTCAATTCCAAGAACATCGACTTGATCTGGAATGGATACACCATCACCGACGCGCGAAAAGAAAAAGTCAACTTCACTTCACCATATCTGGACAATCGACAGGTGATCGTGGTGCTTAGCGGCTCCGACATCGCAACAAAAGCAGGTCTGGAAGGCCGGATCGTGGCAGCCCAGAATGCATCCAGCGCACTTGCCGCCATTACGGAAGAAGGAGCAGGCGCCACTTTTGACGGTGGAGAGCCCATTCTGTTTGACACCTACAATGATGCCTTCATGGATCTGGAAGCCGGTCGAGTGGATGCTGTTGTAGCCGATGAGATCCTGGCACGCTATTATATCGCGGAGCGTGGAGAAGAAAAATACACCGTACTGTCGGAAGATTTCGGCGATGAAGAATACGGCGTTGGCGTTCGCAAGACGGACGAGACCCTGTTGACCAAATTGAATGAAGCACTGGATGCCATGAAAGAAGACGGCGCCGCTGCAACCATCTCCGAAAAATGGTTCGGAGAAAACATCGTTAAATAA
- a CDS encoding hemerythrin domain-containing protein, whose amino-acid sequence MNGIQLMVEEHVYAKRMLDVIRKYSYRLLKGEEVDLDDFHKMIDFVRNFVDKHHHGKEEDLLFNRMVEHLGPAAEKLVKNGMLVEHDLGRLHMQELEAAIERVKAGDDESKLDLIANAIGYTHLLHRHIDKEDGVVYKFAENNFSKEILDQINEDCAAFEHLALDKGIQEKYIALLEELESRA is encoded by the coding sequence ATGAACGGCATACAATTGATGGTGGAAGAACACGTCTATGCAAAACGCATGCTGGATGTCATCCGAAAATACTCCTACCGTTTGCTCAAAGGCGAAGAAGTGGATCTGGACGACTTTCACAAGATGATCGATTTTGTCCGAAACTTTGTGGACAAGCATCACCACGGCAAGGAAGAGGACCTGCTGTTCAACCGGATGGTGGAACATTTGGGACCGGCTGCGGAGAAATTGGTGAAAAACGGCATGTTGGTGGAACACGACCTGGGCCGATTGCATATGCAGGAACTGGAAGCCGCCATCGAACGGGTGAAGGCGGGAGATGACGAGAGCAAGCTGGATCTGATCGCCAATGCCATCGGTTACACCCACCTGCTGCACCGACACATCGACAAGGAAGACGGCGTGGTATACAAATTCGCCGAGAACAATTTTTCAAAAGAGATCTTGGATCAAATCAACGAGGATTGTGCTGCATTCGAACATTTGGCACTAGACAAGGGGATCCAGGAAAAATATATTGCCTTGCTGGAAGAACTGGAAAGCCGGGCGTAG
- the ric gene encoding iron-sulfur cluster repair di-iron protein, which yields MKNTIEFTKKHTLGSIVASFPKAAEVLQAYRIDFCCGGHRSLEEAAAEKNVEAEKVLASIHALAQETTLEEGTVYTDLTDAQLIDHIVNTHHAYLNQNLPVISHLANAVLRAHGDAHPELFEVFKDFHGLKADLEQHLIKEEVTLFPAILKGQDHGSVRQEVESEHEVAGELLRNLRDLTQDFTVPADGCPSYERFYGLLEELEGDIFQHVHKENNILFQRQ from the coding sequence ATGAAAAATACCATAGAATTTACCAAAAAACATACACTGGGAAGCATCGTTGCTAGTTTTCCCAAAGCGGCGGAAGTACTGCAGGCATATCGGATCGACTTTTGTTGTGGAGGACATCGAAGCCTGGAAGAAGCGGCAGCGGAGAAAAATGTAGAGGCAGAAAAGGTACTGGCATCGATCCATGCACTGGCACAGGAGACGACTCTGGAGGAAGGGACCGTATACACGGACTTGACGGATGCCCAACTCATCGACCACATCGTCAATACCCATCATGCCTATCTGAACCAGAATTTGCCGGTGATCTCCCATCTGGCCAATGCCGTATTGCGGGCCCATGGAGATGCCCATCCGGAATTGTTTGAAGTATTCAAGGATTTCCATGGGCTGAAAGCAGATCTGGAGCAGCATTTGATCAAGGAGGAAGTCACCCTGTTTCCGGCCATCCTGAAAGGACAAGATCATGGAAGCGTTCGCCAGGAAGTGGAAAGCGAACACGAAGTGGCCGGCGAATTGCTGAGAAATCTTCGAGACTTGACCCAGGATTTTACGGTTCCTGCCGATGGATGTCCCAGTTATGAAAGGTTTTACGGACTCCTGGAAGAACTGGAAGGGGATATATTCCAGCACGTGCACAAGGAAAACAACATCCTGTTTCAACGACAGTAA
- a CDS encoding uroporphyrinogen decarboxylase family protein codes for MNDAIELREPDRVPIYGLVDNWALSNGGITLKEALSDVEKEYQAYSKTLTDYPFDAALSVGVTFPMNFVSALGGGIYNNEMETLQIATGQSEIMTAEEYDDLIADPTRFFRDVIIPRKHAIFQTGTTEEKFGKFANAITKFLEFGQSREMLTKRYREEHGLPIPNGANIFMPGDIIMDYLRDFKGIMSDIKKRPEKLTQACNAMGEVLIPYTFGSMMGKNPDESYIQLFLHLPQFIRPKEFEKIYWPSFKKYVETFAGAGFKILILFEKNWMHLHDYLQDLPKGHVIGFFEEDDLRIAKKKLGDTMCIAGGLKTNNLYYSSKEECIDLAKGLIDDLAPGGGFVFAPDKVLAGPNDAKPENLKAVTEFIVEYGVYDK; via the coding sequence ATGAATGATGCAATCGAGCTTCGGGAACCGGATCGAGTGCCAATCTATGGCTTGGTAGACAACTGGGCCCTTAGTAATGGTGGGATCACTTTGAAGGAGGCACTTTCAGATGTGGAAAAGGAATACCAAGCCTATTCAAAAACATTGACCGATTATCCTTTTGACGCAGCTTTATCAGTTGGAGTCACGTTTCCAATGAACTTCGTATCCGCCCTTGGTGGTGGAATCTACAATAATGAGATGGAAACGTTACAGATTGCTACTGGACAATCTGAAATTATGACAGCTGAAGAATACGACGACCTGATTGCAGACCCTACCCGTTTTTTCCGGGATGTGATCATACCCAGAAAACATGCTATTTTTCAAACTGGCACAACGGAGGAAAAATTCGGAAAGTTTGCCAATGCCATCACGAAATTTCTTGAGTTTGGACAATCTCGTGAAATGTTGACCAAACGATATCGGGAAGAACACGGTTTGCCTATTCCCAATGGGGCCAACATATTCATGCCTGGAGACATCATCATGGATTACCTCCGCGATTTTAAAGGAATTATGAGTGATATAAAAAAACGTCCGGAAAAATTGACCCAGGCCTGCAACGCTATGGGCGAAGTCCTCATTCCATACACTTTTGGCTCCATGATGGGGAAAAATCCGGATGAATCCTATATCCAACTGTTTTTGCATTTGCCGCAGTTCATCCGACCGAAAGAATTCGAAAAAATTTACTGGCCCAGTTTCAAAAAATATGTGGAGACCTTTGCCGGTGCCGGATTTAAAATTCTTATTCTTTTTGAGAAAAACTGGATGCATTTGCACGATTATCTGCAAGATTTGCCAAAAGGTCATGTCATTGGCTTCTTTGAGGAAGACGACTTGCGTATCGCCAAGAAGAAGTTGGGAGACACCATGTGCATTGCAGGAGGACTAAAAACCAACAATTTGTATTATTCATCCAAGGAAGAATGCATCGATTTGGCCAAAGGATTGATCGACGACTTGGCTCCAGGAGGTGGTTTTGTTTTTGCTCCGGATAAAGTATTGGCCGGACCCAACGATGCCAAGCCGGAAAACTTGAAAGCCGTCACGGAATTCATCGTAGAATACGGCGTTTATGATAAATAA
- a CDS encoding DUF1858 domain-containing protein: MEKVLSLKETVQSLTKKYPEFPEIMKELGFENIVDPKMIATVGRFMTVEKGATMKKIDLEQIKKTFETHGFRVEE; this comes from the coding sequence ATGGAAAAAGTTTTGAGTTTGAAGGAAACGGTACAATCCCTAACCAAAAAATATCCGGAGTTTCCGGAGATCATGAAGGAATTGGGTTTTGAAAATATCGTGGATCCCAAGATGATCGCCACTGTCGGACGGTTCATGACCGTGGAAAAGGGAGCGACCATGAAAAAGATCGACCTGGAACAAATCAAAAAGACTTTTGAGACCCATGGTTTTCGGGTAGAAGAATAA
- a CDS encoding Crp/Fnr family transcriptional regulator, translating into MSETCKSCGHSLCARRVPIFSHLDGEQLETVVSLIRRKHFDKRETLFFEGGVLQGLMIINRGKAKAYRHTADGKEQILHLFFPGDFFGEKSLFVDKKTEYNVAAIEPVDLCMISRKDFQRLMKDYPHINQKIMEELVSRIDHLESMIENLGAKSVDARIQSLLLELGQKALKQEKLEDGMEFVLPLSREGLANYIGVTRETVSRKLSALQEEGIIEMTGNKKIRVLDVDRLERT; encoded by the coding sequence ATGAGCGAGACGTGCAAAAGCTGCGGACACAGTTTGTGTGCCCGGCGTGTACCCATTTTCAGTCATCTGGACGGGGAACAATTGGAAACAGTGGTATCCTTGATTCGGCGAAAGCATTTTGATAAGAGAGAGACCCTCTTTTTCGAGGGAGGAGTACTCCAGGGCTTGATGATCATCAATCGGGGAAAGGCGAAAGCCTATCGCCATACGGCGGATGGTAAAGAGCAGATCCTCCATTTGTTTTTCCCAGGGGATTTTTTTGGAGAAAAAAGCCTGTTCGTGGATAAAAAGACGGAATACAATGTGGCAGCCATCGAACCGGTGGATCTTTGCATGATCAGCAGAAAAGATTTTCAGCGGCTGATGAAGGACTATCCCCACATCAACCAAAAGATCATGGAGGAATTGGTATCCCGGATCGATCATTTGGAATCCATGATCGAAAATTTGGGAGCCAAAAGCGTGGATGCCCGGATCCAGTCCTTGTTGTTGGAACTGGGGCAAAAGGCCTTGAAACAAGAGAAGCTGGAAGACGGCATGGAATTCGTACTTCCGCTGAGCCGGGAAGGGTTGGCCAATTATATCGGCGTCACCCGGGAGACGGTGAGCAGAAAGTTGAGCGCCCTTCAGGAGGAAGGGATCATCGAAATGACCGGAAACAAGAAGATCCGGGTGCTGGATGTGGACCGACTGGAGAGGACGTAA
- a CDS encoding REP-associated tyrosine transposase, giving the protein MPRKARKISKTGIYHVMVRGINKEPIFTDGRDNQVFLNVLKQAKENWGFELYAYCLMKNHGHFLIKDTHGSISSIMKDVCGKYGRWFNVAHDRMGHVFQDRFRSECVETNIYLHTVFRYILNNPVKAKLVKRAEEYPWSSCNEYLSGIKTITDTDHMLSFLQEGSLEATWKLKMELERDDTLQDLVYLTMDDERRSDEEADQIVEQLKKKWSIQDLLHLNDTEKQLVVGHLKALGLKKRQYQKSLRG; this is encoded by the coding sequence ATGCCAAGAAAAGCAAGAAAAATCAGCAAAACAGGGATCTATCATGTCATGGTTCGAGGGATCAACAAGGAACCCATCTTTACGGATGGAAGAGACAATCAAGTGTTTTTGAACGTTTTGAAGCAAGCCAAAGAAAATTGGGGGTTTGAACTGTACGCCTACTGTTTGATGAAAAACCATGGGCATTTTTTGATCAAAGACACCCATGGATCCATCAGCTCCATCATGAAAGATGTTTGCGGCAAGTACGGACGGTGGTTCAATGTGGCCCATGATCGAATGGGACACGTATTTCAAGACCGTTTTCGCAGCGAATGTGTGGAAACAAACATATACCTGCATACCGTTTTTCGCTATATCCTGAACAATCCCGTCAAAGCAAAGCTGGTGAAGCGAGCGGAGGAGTATCCGTGGAGCAGCTGCAACGAGTATTTGTCCGGGATCAAAACCATAACGGATACGGATCATATGTTGTCGTTTTTGCAGGAAGGTTCTTTGGAAGCAACTTGGAAGCTGAAAATGGAATTGGAACGAGACGATACCCTGCAGGATCTGGTGTATCTGACCATGGATGATGAACGAAGAAGCGACGAGGAAGCAGATCAAATCGTGGAGCAATTGAAGAAAAAATGGAGCATCCAGGATCTGTTGCACTTAAACGACACGGAAAAGCAGTTGGTTGTGGGACACTTGAAAGCTTTGGGATTAAAGAAAAGGCAGTACCAAAAAAGTCTTAGAGGATAG